One window from the genome of Pyrobaculum ferrireducens encodes:
- the cyaB gene encoding class IV adenylate cyclase, with amino-acid sequence MLEVEVKYRADLSAVRHRLASLGFSLLSLEEEVDIYFQHPCRDFSSTDEALRVRISKGGVAVTYKGPRMGVGAKTRVEVSAEASGGVVEILERLGFARVAAIRKRREYYRGGGFLVSLDAVEGLGEFVEIEKVVEDASQVAAAVEEIKRLASALGLVEEVKETYLELFLNTFKSRG; translated from the coding sequence ATGTTAGAGGTGGAGGTTAAGTACAGAGCCGACCTCTCCGCCGTTAGGCACCGCCTGGCTTCCCTGGGTTTTTCCCTTCTCTCTCTGGAGGAGGAGGTGGATATATACTTCCAGCACCCGTGTAGAGATTTCTCGTCCACAGACGAGGCCCTCCGGGTGAGGATTTCCAAGGGCGGGGTCGCGGTGACTTATAAAGGCCCTAGAATGGGCGTGGGGGCTAAGACCAGGGTGGAGGTTTCTGCAGAGGCGTCTGGCGGCGTTGTCGAGATTTTGGAGAGGCTGGGCTTCGCGAGGGTCGCCGCCATCAGGAAGAGGCGCGAGTACTACCGGGGAGGCGGGTTTTTGGTATCGCTCGACGCCGTGGAGGGGCTGGGCGAGTTTGTGGAGATCGAGAAGGTGGTGGAGGACGCGTCGCAGGTGGCGGCGGCCGTGGAGGAGATCAAGAGGCTAGCCAGCGCCTTGGGTCTAGTGGAGGAGGTCAAGGAAACTTATCTTGAGCTGTTTCTCAACACTTTTAAATCTAGGGGGTAG
- a CDS encoding ATP-dependent DNA ligase, with translation MQFGDLVKALAAIESTTQRTTMVKLLISLFKKARPEEIDKIVYFILGDLRPPWEGVELGVAEKLCIRALSKASGVPASELEALYKKTGDVGEAARRALSTSKRPGLLAFGSQKPLEVSEVYDVLLKVARASGEGAQDLKINLLSSLFARASPEEGKYIARFVVGRLRLGVADMTIIEGLSEAFGVEKESLERAYHVYPDLGRLARHVAEGRPLEEIKITLGVPVLPMLAQRLSSASEILAKLGGSAVCEYKYDGERAQIHLSKAGVKIFSRRLEDITHAYPDVVKAVREAVSAGEAILEGEIVAVDPDTGDMLPFQELMHRKRKHEVAAAVEMYPTVLYLFDVLYVDGEDLTEEPLIYRRVKLSEIVKESDKVSIAKWRIFDDPDSVDVFFHESVSMGTEGLICKSPTSVYEMGARGWNWIKYKRDYRSEMIDTVDLVVVGAFHGRGKRAGLYGAFLLAAYDPSTDMFYTVCKVGSGFTDADLKKMYETLQPLKLPHRHPRVVSKMEADVWFVPQVVIEVIGAEITLSPLHTCCLGAVRPGVGLAVRFPRFTGRYRSDKSPEQATTVAEMLELYKRQKKVAQPE, from the coding sequence GTGCAGTTTGGGGACCTGGTCAAGGCCCTAGCGGCTATAGAGTCGACGACTCAGAGGACGACCATGGTAAAGCTCCTCATCTCGTTGTTTAAAAAGGCGAGGCCCGAGGAGATCGACAAGATTGTCTACTTCATCCTGGGGGACTTGCGGCCGCCGTGGGAGGGGGTGGAGCTCGGCGTCGCTGAGAAGTTGTGTATCAGAGCCCTGTCTAAGGCAAGCGGGGTCCCGGCCTCTGAATTAGAGGCGCTGTACAAGAAGACGGGCGACGTGGGGGAGGCGGCGAGGCGCGCCCTCTCTACCTCTAAGCGGCCTGGGCTTCTCGCCTTCGGCTCCCAGAAGCCGCTTGAGGTTTCCGAGGTGTACGACGTGTTGCTCAAGGTGGCCAGAGCGTCGGGGGAGGGGGCGCAGGACTTGAAGATAAACCTCCTCTCCTCTCTCTTCGCGCGGGCGTCGCCGGAGGAGGGGAAGTACATCGCCCGCTTTGTCGTGGGGAGGCTGAGGCTGGGGGTTGCCGACATGACGATTATAGAGGGGCTCTCCGAGGCCTTCGGCGTGGAGAAGGAGTCTCTGGAGAGGGCCTATCACGTCTATCCCGACCTGGGCCGCCTCGCTAGGCACGTCGCCGAGGGGAGGCCGCTGGAGGAGATAAAGATTACGCTTGGCGTGCCCGTGTTGCCCATGCTGGCTCAGAGGCTGTCATCGGCATCCGAGATCCTCGCCAAGCTCGGGGGGTCGGCGGTGTGTGAGTACAAGTACGACGGGGAGAGGGCCCAGATCCACCTCTCAAAGGCCGGGGTGAAGATTTTCAGCAGGAGGCTTGAGGACATAACCCACGCCTATCCAGACGTGGTGAAGGCCGTAAGGGAGGCGGTGTCGGCGGGGGAGGCGATCCTCGAGGGGGAGATAGTGGCCGTCGACCCCGACACCGGCGACATGTTGCCCTTCCAGGAGTTGATGCATAGGAAGAGGAAACACGAAGTAGCGGCTGCTGTGGAGATGTACCCCACCGTCCTCTACCTCTTTGACGTGCTGTACGTAGACGGTGAGGACTTAACCGAGGAGCCCCTCATCTACCGCCGCGTCAAGCTTTCCGAGATCGTCAAGGAAAGCGACAAGGTCTCCATTGCTAAGTGGAGGATTTTCGACGACCCAGACTCGGTGGACGTCTTCTTCCACGAGTCGGTCTCCATGGGCACGGAGGGGCTGATCTGCAAGTCGCCGACTTCTGTGTATGAAATGGGCGCCCGGGGGTGGAACTGGATTAAGTACAAGCGGGACTACCGTAGCGAGATGATAGACACCGTCGACCTCGTGGTGGTCGGCGCGTTCCACGGCCGCGGGAAGAGGGCGGGCCTCTACGGCGCCTTTCTCCTGGCGGCCTACGACCCATCCACGGACATGTTCTACACCGTGTGTAAAGTGGGGAGCGGCTTCACCGACGCCGACCTCAAGAAGATGTACGAAACGTTGCAACCCCTCAAGCTCCCCCACAGACACCCCAGGGTGGTGTCAAAGATGGAGGCCGACGTCTGGTTCGTCCCCCAGGTGGTGATAGAGGTCATAGGCGCCGAAATAACCCTCTCGCCGCTTCACACCTGCTGCCTCGGCGCGGTGCGGCCCGGCGTGGGGCTGGCGGTGAGGTTCCCGAGGTTCACCGGCCGCTACAGAAGCGACAAGTCGCCAGAGCAGGCCACCACCGTGGCGGAGATGCTTGAGCTATATAAGAGGCAGAAGAAGGTGGCTCAGCCTGAGTAG